GTTGTAGCTAAAGAAAAAATTAATGCTTAATTTCTTTAAGTGATGAGAGCCGCCGCATAGGCGGCTTTTTTATGGGAAATAAATAAAATGAAGAGCTTGCTGGGTCTCTAGCCTTAAAAAAGACTGATGCAAGTCGAATTACATATTACAAAAAATGCAAATGAAAAAGCAAAATAAGTCACTTGATGTTAATCGCATGTTAGAATAAATTACATTTAATCAACCTGAATATGTGAAGTATAAATGATAAAGCGCTTACAATTATGAACATTCTTAAAAAAACTCGAAAATAAGTCATGAAACTGCTGGATTTTAACATGGGTTGATTGTATAATCACCTCTAGTAGGACAGTCCTATTGAAATTGTACTTATAGATATGGATTGCTGGGCTAGCGTATAATCCGGGAATCTGAAGAACAAAGTATGATATCAGATAGGGAATATTTTAAGGGGGAACAATTCCAAGATGAAGAAAGTACTAAGTTTGTCTTTAAGCATGATTCTTGCAGCTTCCGTTGCTCTAGCTGGATGCGGCAATGACAATGACAGCAGCTCGCAAGGCAGCGGTGAAGGAGGCGGCAGCACAGCTGAATCCACTGCAAAAATCGGAATGGTTACTGATGTCGGCGGTGTTAACGATAAATCCTTTAACCAATCTGCTTGGGAAGCGCTCGAAGCAGTCGAAGCAGAAACAGGCGCACAGGTTAAGTATCTTCAAAGTAAGTCCGATGCTGATTACAACACAAACTTGAACACTTTTGTTAAGGACCAGTACTCTTTGACTTGGGGAATTGGATTCCAGCTGGCTGAAGCAATCAAGACAGTCGCTGAACAGAACCCTGAAGCCAAGCTTGCGATCATCGATAGTGAAGTAGATGCTCCAAACGTTAAGTCTGTAATGTTCGCCGAAGACCAAGGTTCCTTCCTTGTCGGTGTTATTGCAGGTAAAATGACGAAGACAAACAAGGTTGGTTTTGTTGGCGGAATGGAAAGCCCGCTGATCAAGAAGTTCGAAATTGGATTTAGAGAAGGCGTGAAGGCCGTAAATCCGGATGCTCAGTTCGTTCCTAACTATACGGGTGCATTTGACAAGCCTGACCTGGGTAAAACTGCTGCTGCAACGATGTACAATGAAGGTGTAGATATTATCTTCCATGCATCAGGCGCAACAGGAACAGGTGTATTTAACGAAGCGAAGTCCCGTAAAGATTCCGGACAAGATGTATGGGTTATCGGTGTAGACAAAGACCAATCACTTGAGTTCGGTGATGAGATTACTCTGACTTCTATGATCAAGAAAGTAGACGAAGCGGTTAAGAAAGTATCTCTGGATGTGGTTAACGGAACTTTTGAACCAGGATTAGAAGTATTGGATCTGGCTGCTAACGGTGTTGGCGTAGCTGAGACTTCTACAGCAAACGTACCAGCGGATGTACTTGAGCTGGTTGACGAATACAAAGAAAAAATCATTAGCGGTGAAATCACAATTCCTGCTGAGTAATGACTGCAATGGATTGTTTAGTGTGAGAATAATACTGAATTTTACATGTTATGATGTAAAACAAGGCTGGTTTATATAACTAGCCTTGTTCTTACGTCTAGGGTTAATACCATCAAATCAAATTTATAAGGGTGATCTCATGGGTGCAGCAACTCCTGTCGTTGAGTTGAAGCAAATTACTAAACGCTTCCCGGGCATTGTCGCTAATGACTCTATAAGCTTGCAGCTGCATAAGGGAGAGATTCATGCACTGCTAGGCGAGAACGGCGCCGGAAAATCGACGCTGATGAATATTGTATTTGGTCTATATCAGCCTGATGAAGGCGGAATTGAAGTTGGTGGACAGCCTGTAATTATTGACAGTCCGAATAAAGCCATCGAGCTAGGTATTGGAATGGTGCATCAGCATTTTAAATTGGTACAGCCATTTACAGTAGCAGAGAATATTATATTGGGTTCAGAGCCTAAGAAAATGCTGGGCCTCAATATTAACTATAAAAAGGCAGTGGCAGAAGTAAAACGGTTGTCTGAGCTATATGGACTTAAGGTCGACCCTAATGCAAAAATTGAAGAGATCTCTGTAGGAATGCAGCAGCGTGTCGAAATATTGAAAACCCTTTACAGAGGCGCAGAAATCTTGATTTTTGATGAACCGACAGCGGTATTGACTCCTCAAGAAATTTCAGAATTGATGGTGATCATGAAGAAGCTGGTCGCTGAAGGCAAATCCATCATTCTTATTACTCATAAACTGAAAGAAATCATGGAAATATCCGATACGGTAACGATCATTCGCCGAGGAAAAGTAATTGATACGGTGAAAACGTCAGAGACGACTCCTAACGAGCTCGCTGAGAAGATGGTTGGGCGCAACGTTACTTTTAAAGTGGACAAGAAGCCGGCTGAACCTAAGGAAACCGTACTCGATATCCATGAATTAACCGCGAAAAATAAAGAAGGCATGGCCGTACTGGACAAGCTAAATCTGCAAGTACGTGCAGGTGAAATTGTCGGAATTGCTGGAGTAGACGGGAATGGTCAGAGTGAGCTGATTGAAGCGATTACCGGTTTGCGCAAGGTAAATTCAGGCAAAATCACATTGAATAACAACGATATTACGAATGAGCCGCCTCGTAAAGTTTCAGAAGCGGGTGTCGGGCATATTCCAGAGGACCGTCATAAGCATGGTCTTGTGCTGGACTTCTCTGTGAGCGAGAACATGGTGCTTGAATCTTATTACAAGGAGCCGTATTCGAAGAAAGGGTTCTTGAATTTCAAGGCGATACAGGAGCACACAAAGAAGCTGGTTCAGGCTTTTGATGTAAGAACGCCAAGCATTGATACGTTATCACGTGCCTTATCCGGAGGTAACCAGCAGAAGGCGATCATCGCCAGAGAGGTGAACAAAAATCCGGATCTGCTTATTGCTGCCCAGCCTACACGCGGTCTAGATGTAGGGGCTATTGAATTCGTTCAGAAGCAATTGATCGCTCAACGTGACCAAGGTAAAGCTGTACTGTTGATTTCCTTCGAACTCGATGAAATTATGAATGTCTCGGACCGGATCGCGGTTATTTATGAGGGACATATTGTAGGTGAAGTGCTTCCAGAAGAGACCAATGATCAAGAGCTG
This sequence is a window from Paenibacillus urinalis. Protein-coding genes within it:
- a CDS encoding BMP family lipoprotein codes for the protein MKKVLSLSLSMILAASVALAGCGNDNDSSSQGSGEGGGSTAESTAKIGMVTDVGGVNDKSFNQSAWEALEAVEAETGAQVKYLQSKSDADYNTNLNTFVKDQYSLTWGIGFQLAEAIKTVAEQNPEAKLAIIDSEVDAPNVKSVMFAEDQGSFLVGVIAGKMTKTNKVGFVGGMESPLIKKFEIGFREGVKAVNPDAQFVPNYTGAFDKPDLGKTAAATMYNEGVDIIFHASGATGTGVFNEAKSRKDSGQDVWVIGVDKDQSLEFGDEITLTSMIKKVDEAVKKVSLDVVNGTFEPGLEVLDLAANGVGVAETSTANVPADVLELVDEYKEKIISGEITIPAE
- a CDS encoding ABC transporter ATP-binding protein; the protein is MGAATPVVELKQITKRFPGIVANDSISLQLHKGEIHALLGENGAGKSTLMNIVFGLYQPDEGGIEVGGQPVIIDSPNKAIELGIGMVHQHFKLVQPFTVAENIILGSEPKKMLGLNINYKKAVAEVKRLSELYGLKVDPNAKIEEISVGMQQRVEILKTLYRGAEILIFDEPTAVLTPQEISELMVIMKKLVAEGKSIILITHKLKEIMEISDTVTIIRRGKVIDTVKTSETTPNELAEKMVGRNVTFKVDKKPAEPKETVLDIHELTAKNKEGMAVLDKLNLQVRAGEIVGIAGVDGNGQSELIEAITGLRKVNSGKITLNNNDITNEPPRKVSEAGVGHIPEDRHKHGLVLDFSVSENMVLESYYKEPYSKKGFLNFKAIQEHTKKLVQAFDVRTPSIDTLSRALSGGNQQKAIIAREVNKNPDLLIAAQPTRGLDVGAIEFVQKQLIAQRDQGKAVLLISFELDEIMNVSDRIAVIYEGHIVGEVLPEETNDQELGLMMAGSTVKRGASSE